From Hartmannibacter diazotrophicus, a single genomic window includes:
- the glmU gene encoding bifunctional UDP-N-acetylglucosamine diphosphorylase/glucosamine-1-phosphate N-acetyltransferase GlmU has protein sequence MTSSCLAIILAAGEGTRMRSSLPKVLHPVAGRAMIDHVVDAAKAGGADKVAVVIGSGAETVRSHLGKSHGDALLFEQTERLGTAHAVLAAKNALVEADGSVLVLFGDNPLIRPGTIAAMLQALAAGNDLVVLGFEPENPTGYGRLVSENGKLVRIVEEKDADAPTRAVRLCNAGIMGFKGAHLPALLERIGNANAKKEYYLTDAVEIAVKAGLSTTVVLGDAIEVQGVNDRVQLAKAEADFQAARRLAAMREGATLIAPETVFFSHDTKLGRDVTVEPNVVFGPGVTVADGVSIRAFSHLEAAHVASGAIIGPYARLRPGADIGENAHIGNFVEIKNADIAEGAKVNHLTYIGDASVGAGSNIGAGTITCNYDGTFKHRTTIGAGVFVGSHTTLVAPVSVGDGGYTAAGSVVTKDVPAEALAFGRAHQINKPGRAAKIRADLAAKKAAKTSP, from the coding sequence ATGACCTCTTCCTGCCTTGCCATCATCCTGGCCGCCGGTGAAGGCACCCGCATGCGCTCCAGTCTTCCGAAGGTGCTGCACCCGGTTGCCGGGCGCGCCATGATCGACCACGTGGTCGATGCGGCGAAGGCCGGCGGCGCGGACAAGGTGGCGGTCGTGATCGGGTCGGGTGCTGAGACCGTTCGCAGCCATCTCGGCAAGTCGCATGGCGACGCGTTGCTGTTCGAACAGACCGAGCGGCTCGGCACCGCCCATGCGGTGCTGGCGGCGAAGAACGCCCTGGTCGAAGCCGATGGATCCGTCCTCGTCCTCTTCGGCGACAACCCGCTGATCCGCCCCGGCACGATCGCGGCCATGCTGCAGGCGCTTGCCGCCGGCAACGATCTCGTCGTCCTCGGCTTCGAGCCGGAGAACCCCACCGGCTACGGCCGGCTCGTCAGCGAGAACGGCAAGCTCGTCCGCATCGTCGAGGAAAAGGATGCCGACGCGCCGACGCGCGCGGTGCGGCTCTGCAATGCCGGCATCATGGGCTTTAAGGGCGCGCACCTGCCGGCGCTGCTGGAGCGCATCGGCAATGCCAACGCCAAGAAGGAATACTATCTGACGGACGCCGTGGAGATCGCCGTCAAGGCGGGCCTCAGCACCACGGTCGTGCTCGGCGATGCCATCGAGGTGCAGGGTGTCAACGACCGGGTGCAGCTGGCCAAGGCCGAGGCGGATTTCCAGGCCGCCCGCCGCCTTGCCGCCATGCGCGAGGGCGCGACGCTGATCGCGCCGGAAACCGTCTTCTTCTCCCACGACACGAAGCTCGGGCGCGACGTCACGGTGGAGCCCAATGTGGTCTTCGGCCCGGGCGTCACCGTCGCCGACGGTGTGTCGATCCGCGCCTTCAGCCATCTGGAGGCCGCCCATGTCGCGAGCGGCGCCATCATCGGCCCCTATGCCCGGCTGCGGCCCGGCGCGGATATCGGCGAGAACGCCCATATCGGCAACTTCGTCGAGATCAAGAATGCCGACATCGCAGAGGGCGCCAAGGTCAACCACCTCACCTATATCGGCGACGCCTCGGTCGGGGCCGGCAGCAACATCGGCGCAGGCACCATCACCTGCAACTACGACGGCACCTTCAAGCACAGGACGACGATCGGCGCCGGCGTCTTCGTCGGTTCGCACACGACACTGGTCGCGCCGGTCTCGGTCGGCGACGGCGGCTATACGGCGGCCGGCTCGGTGGTGACCAAGGACGTGCCGGCGGAGGCCCTCGCCTTCGGCCGCGCCCACCAGATCAACAAGCCGGGGCGGGCCGCCAAAATCCGGGCGGATCTGGCCGCGAAGAAGGCCGCCAAGACGTCGCCCTGA
- the glmS gene encoding glutamine--fructose-6-phosphate transaminase (isomerizing), whose amino-acid sequence MCGIVGIVGTEAAASRLVGSLKRLEYRGYDSAGVATLEGDEICRVRAEGRLAALADKLEKTSLKGTVGIGHTRWATHGAATEGNAHPHATDRVAVVHNGIIENFRPLREELVASGARFQSETDTEVVVHLIDRELQLGRDPVTAVERVLPRLEGAFSLAILFRGHDNLLIGARRGSPLAVGHGDGEMFLGSDAIALAPFTNRVTYLEDGDWVVLSHDDATIRDEAGQVIHRPQQLSQASALMVDKGNHRHFMAKEIHEQPEVVGHTLARYIDFTGETTKLPEDLPFDWTKLSRVVICACGTAYLAGLVAKYWFERYARLPVDIDIASEFRYREMPLDKGGLAIMISQSGETADTLAALRYCKGEGQTVASVVNVPESTIARESHVVFPTVAGPEIGVASTKAFTCQLTVLACLALAAGRARGVLSPDDEKTLVHALAEVPRLMAAALRVEPQIEALAKTLAKAPDALYLGRGTSYPLALEGALKLKEISYIHAEGYAAGELKHGPIALIDETMPVIVIAPHDQIFDKTVSNMQEVAARGGRIILITDAKGAEAATVDAAETIVMPSMPATVTPLVYALPIQLLAYHTAVFMGTDVDQPRNLAKSVTVE is encoded by the coding sequence ATGTGCGGCATTGTCGGAATCGTCGGAACGGAAGCGGCCGCATCGCGCCTCGTCGGCTCGCTGAAGCGGCTCGAATATCGCGGCTATGATTCGGCCGGTGTCGCAACGCTGGAAGGCGACGAGATCTGCAGGGTGCGGGCCGAGGGACGGCTGGCCGCGCTTGCCGACAAGCTGGAGAAGACCTCCCTCAAGGGCACCGTCGGCATCGGCCATACGCGTTGGGCCACCCACGGCGCGGCAACCGAAGGCAACGCCCATCCGCACGCGACCGACCGCGTCGCCGTCGTCCACAACGGCATCATCGAGAATTTTCGCCCTCTTCGTGAGGAACTTGTGGCCTCTGGCGCCCGCTTCCAGAGCGAGACCGACACGGAGGTGGTCGTTCATCTCATCGATCGCGAACTCCAGTTAGGGCGCGATCCCGTCACCGCTGTCGAGCGTGTCCTGCCGCGCCTGGAAGGCGCCTTTTCCCTCGCGATCCTCTTCAGGGGCCACGATAATCTGCTCATCGGCGCCCGGCGCGGCTCGCCGCTCGCCGTCGGCCATGGCGATGGCGAGATGTTCCTCGGCTCCGACGCCATCGCGCTCGCGCCCTTCACCAACCGCGTCACCTATCTGGAGGACGGCGACTGGGTCGTTCTCTCCCACGACGACGCCACGATCCGCGACGAGGCCGGCCAGGTCATTCATCGGCCTCAGCAGTTGAGCCAGGCCTCCGCCCTGATGGTCGACAAGGGCAACCATCGCCATTTCATGGCCAAGGAAATTCACGAGCAACCCGAGGTCGTCGGCCACACGCTGGCCCGCTATATCGACTTTACCGGCGAGACGACGAAACTTCCCGAAGATCTTCCCTTCGACTGGACGAAGCTGTCGCGCGTGGTGATCTGCGCCTGCGGCACCGCCTATCTCGCCGGCCTCGTCGCCAAATACTGGTTCGAGCGTTACGCCCGCCTGCCGGTAGACATCGATATCGCCTCGGAGTTCCGCTACCGCGAGATGCCGCTCGACAAGGGCGGGCTGGCGATCATGATTTCACAGTCGGGCGAGACGGCCGACACGCTCGCCGCCCTTCGTTACTGCAAGGGGGAAGGCCAGACGGTGGCGTCCGTGGTCAACGTTCCGGAATCGACGATCGCGCGCGAAAGCCACGTGGTCTTTCCGACGGTGGCCGGACCGGAGATCGGCGTTGCCTCCACCAAGGCCTTCACCTGCCAGCTGACGGTCCTCGCCTGCCTCGCCCTCGCGGCGGGCCGCGCGCGCGGTGTCCTGTCGCCGGACGACGAGAAGACGCTTGTCCACGCCCTGGCCGAGGTTCCGCGCCTGATGGCGGCGGCCCTGCGTGTCGAGCCGCAGATCGAGGCGCTGGCAAAGACCCTCGCCAAGGCCCCCGATGCCCTCTATCTCGGGCGCGGCACCTCCTATCCGCTGGCGCTCGAGGGCGCACTGAAGCTCAAGGAGATTTCCTATATCCACGCGGAGGGTTATGCCGCCGGCGAGCTGAAGCACGGTCCGATCGCCCTGATTGATGAGACGATGCCGGTCATCGTCATCGCCCCGCACGACCAGATCTTCGACAAGACGGTCTCCAACATGCAGGAAGTCGCCGCGCGCGGCGGGCGCATCATCCTGATCACCGACGCGAAGGGTGCCGAGGCTGCGACGGTGGACGCGGCGGAGACGATCGTGATGCCCAGCATGCCGGCGACGGTGACGCCGCTGGTCTATGCCTTGCCAATTCAACTCCTTGCTTACCATACGGCCGTCTTCATGGGCACCGACGTGGACCAGCCTCGAAATCTGGCGAAGTCCGTAACGGTCGAGTAA
- a CDS encoding copper-binding protein: MRLCEHPALLAAALGVLLAASPALAAGDLAIKATKLEPLEIGGGDAGYGVSNDTYELEMGKSYRLEIKQVGPHGCEWDAAEFSRNIWLRKIDVGHVSIDTPTFESFDLDEDTDIEITFVPIRTGEFSWECEGLDEQGMEGTFVVK; this comes from the coding sequence ATGCGCCTTTGCGAGCACCCTGCCCTTCTTGCCGCCGCGCTCGGCGTCCTTCTCGCCGCAAGCCCTGCGCTTGCGGCCGGGGACCTCGCCATCAAGGCGACGAAACTGGAGCCGCTGGAGATCGGCGGCGGCGATGCCGGCTACGGGGTCTCCAACGACACCTATGAACTGGAAATGGGCAAGTCCTACCGGCTCGAGATCAAGCAGGTCGGACCGCACGGCTGCGAATGGGATGCAGCCGAGTTTTCGCGTAACATCTGGCTGCGCAAGATCGATGTCGGGCATGTGTCGATCGACACCCCGACCTTCGAGAGCTTCGATCTCGACGAGGATACCGACATCGAGATCACCTTCGTGCCGATCCGTACGGGTGAGTTCAGCTGGGAATGCGAGGGTCTTGACGAACAGGGCATGGAAGGCACCTTTGTCGTCAAGTGA
- a CDS encoding hydroxypyruvate isomerase family protein: MSLSLTANISFLFPELPFLDRFEAAAKAGFKAVECHWPYEHSIEDLKAKLDEFGLRLTGINTAVGNAEAGDFGLAALPGREEEFKAVFEQAVDYAVGLSCPMIHVMAGKVAEDRHEEVCFTYIENLRLAARIAEEKGLTLLIEPINHRDVPDYFLSSLEEADAICATVSSPALKIMADLYHLQIMGGDLVTRITEVIDSVGHVQVAAVPSRAEPDEGEINVAFVLSKLQDAGYDGLVGAEYRPRGDTVDGLGWIEKAGLSLAD; this comes from the coding sequence ATGTCGCTCAGCTTGACCGCCAACATCTCCTTCCTCTTTCCCGAACTGCCATTCCTGGACCGGTTCGAGGCGGCAGCGAAGGCCGGCTTCAAGGCCGTGGAATGCCACTGGCCCTATGAGCATTCGATCGAGGACCTGAAGGCGAAACTCGATGAGTTCGGCCTCAGGCTGACCGGCATCAACACGGCGGTCGGCAATGCCGAGGCCGGCGACTTCGGCCTTGCCGCCCTGCCCGGCCGCGAGGAGGAGTTCAAGGCAGTCTTCGAGCAGGCGGTGGACTATGCCGTCGGCCTGTCCTGCCCGATGATCCACGTGATGGCCGGCAAGGTGGCCGAGGACCGGCACGAGGAAGTCTGCTTCACCTATATCGAGAACCTGCGCCTTGCGGCGAGGATCGCCGAGGAAAAGGGCCTCACCCTGCTGATCGAGCCGATCAACCACCGCGACGTGCCCGACTATTTCCTCTCCAGCCTCGAAGAGGCCGATGCGATCTGCGCCACGGTGTCGAGCCCCGCGCTCAAGATCATGGCCGATCTCTACCACCTCCAGATCATGGGCGGCGATCTCGTGACCCGCATCACCGAGGTGATCGACAGCGTCGGCCATGTGCAGGTGGCAGCGGTGCCTTCGCGCGCCGAGCCGGACGAGGGCGAGATCAACGTCGCCTTTGTGCTCTCGAAGCTGCAAGACGCCGGCTACGACGGACTGGTCGGTGCGGAATACCGGCCACGCGGCGACACCGTGGACGGACTTGGCTGGATCGAGAAGGCGGGCTTGTCGCTCGCCGACTGA
- a CDS encoding DUF2849 domain-containing protein, giving the protein MKPTAQQILTANHLLSGDVVFRAADGEWVADVDRAEVLSGKDTIDAALQKGMADIDRCLVVAVEAIDVKVEDGHVVPLRLRERIRANGPTIKADHRADLRPF; this is encoded by the coding sequence GTGAAGCCGACCGCACAGCAAATCCTGACCGCCAACCATCTTCTTTCGGGCGATGTGGTGTTCCGCGCCGCCGACGGGGAGTGGGTTGCCGACGTCGACCGGGCCGAAGTGCTCTCGGGCAAGGACACCATCGACGCGGCGCTCCAGAAGGGCATGGCCGATATCGATCGCTGTCTCGTCGTCGCCGTCGAGGCGATCGACGTGAAGGTCGAGGACGGCCATGTCGTGCCGCTGCGCCTGCGCGAACGCATCCGTGCCAACGGGCCGACGATCAAGGCGGACCATCGCGCCGATCTTCGCCCGTTCTGA